The window TAATACTTATAATAAGAAAATccaatcaatttaaataaagtgtGCATTTGAATAATCTTAATATATAGTAcatattttatgaaagttttagGTCAACTATTTCAAGATTTGATATTGATTCAATGTTAAAATACATGTCCATAAATTGTGGATCTTCCCACCAATTTGTTGGTTCAATGTTTCTTTgcattctttttaagtttaaacATGTTCCTTATTTGTTTAAGTCTTCGACTATGCCCTTCCAAATTTTAGATCTAGGTCAACtctcttttaatattaaaaacaaaaacaaaacaaaacaaaaaaaacaatcacgAGGTTACGAAGGTACGAGCTTTTCtagtttttcctttatttcaagattaaccgattttATTAGTTGTTTTAGCGCTAAATTTCGTGATTTGATTGAAGAGTAAAGTTGTTAAATATGTACCGACTcaagaaaaatgtaaaataaaataataataataataataagtcaAAGTCAATGGATAAAGCTCGAGGgacattttagtcatttttttgtttgtgtcaAACCGAAATAGGTAACTGATGGGTTGTCGTCTTTTTGaatgtttttcaaaatgtgATTTTCTATATATCTAGGCATTTGAATCACTAAAAACGGTTAAGAATCAATTTTATGGGTTCAAGACTATCGATTTTGTTTAGATTCGAGCGTTTAGGTGATTGTTTGCTTTTGAAAGTTATTTATTATGCTTTGAGAAGCTGCTTGAAAGATCGGTTTTCATTTGAGGTCTAAGAGCTATAAGAATTTAAGAAACACTTTTCTAATGAGATTATCTTCTTTCCATAATTGACGAAATTGGACGAagttaattttgatgaatgtctGGATTAAAACTCTTCAACTTTGATAAAAGAACTAAGTTGTATCGGgtatatagaaaaatatttgaaaattggaagaaattagaaaaagttaCCAAAAAGTTGAATgtataattttgagaaattcgtatgaaattcaaattcaaatgtcGTGACCTAAGGTTCGAAGGTGTGCTCGCGTGGGGAAGGGAACACTTCGCCGTTGCATCTTCGAGGGATCAAATGCGCGCCTAAAGACAACGTGCATCACGCTATTATAAAATGCCTAAAAAATCCATCGAAGTTGCTTCATGCGGGTGTTGAAGTGCAATCAGGGTGCGGAGATAATCAATAGAAAATTCGGACAACCTACATTGACTAGGATTCTAACCGAGGATGTATTGCCCTTGGGTCGCACGTGCCACACGTGAAAGTGTGTGATAGGTACTTTTCTCACCCGTTCAACCTTTGTTTGACTGTTTTTCAATCCAATTTTGATGCTAAGCTTAATGTGACTTTAATTATGATCGGTGAGTGGCATTTCTCGAAGCATTGAGAGagtaagaataagaaaagctAAAACAAGCACGATCAAGTAAATAGTCATTTGGATTCCTTTGAGCAGTACTTGTAAGGATCGTTAGGATATTCTAGAAGATGCATGTTTAGAGCATTGGAATGAGTTAAAATGATAAGCATATTATGCATGATGTCTACGAATGTCTGAAATACCCTACGCTAGATACTCTAATTGAGAATGAATGGTAAGCTATATAAGATGAAGTTCACTACGCTAGATACTCTAGTTGAGAATGAGAAGTATACTTTAAATGATTGATTTATCTCTCCAGCACAATTTTAGgacaaatgaaaaaatgaatagtGTGTTAGAGTTATGACAATTTTACTATGACCTAGGTAAGGATGCTTCTAGTAGACCGAACACCTTAAGATCATGAGCAATCATCGGAGGTCAAGACCCTAGTCTCGAGAAGCCAGTCTAGAGAGTCCTAGAAATGAGAACCTAAGATTTAAACCGCCTACATGTTCTAAGAATCTAGTTAACCTCCACAACACCCAGAAAAGACTAATAAAGCTTACCTACCTATCATAGTTGTGAATGATATCCACCAAATCGAGACCACTTCCTATTTTCTCCAGTACCTCATTAGTAGTGTTAGACAGGATAGCGTGTTGATGCGACACAGGTGCCCCTATCGTGTGTGGAAACGGGTCAAGGGTTTCATGAATAGGTCACGGTTTCGTATACCCATCTTGAGAGGGGATAGGTGTCTACACAGGTAGGCTCAGTAGCTAACCGCCATACAGGGTCGCTCCTCCaaacttttttactttatgGTTCTCGTGGAAGGGTCACTAGTCAACCTTACACAAAGATGTTCATAGAGATAATGTCATATTGTCCTATAATATGATTATGGCAAGGTTGCACCTCTATATTTAGGTACTAATGATTCATTTTTCTTGGCAAAATAAGCTAACAAAAAAGTTTGTTCACCCAGAGCTCAAATACACCGTCTAGTAGATTCGCAATACCAGAAATGATGAATAACTTATAGATTTTGTTCGGGTTTGTGACAATTAAGTAAAATACTTGAAACTTTGAGACCTCTTCAAAAGCTCAGATAATTGTAGACTCGAAACTCGAACTTCCTAGAGCTTAGAAAAGAACTTGTGGCAACTTAATAGGTTAAAGATGTTATAGAAATTTCTCCAACTGACTACTTATCTCACTAAAATTTAGGTAACGTATGAATGACGAGTTCCTTTCTTTTAACCGTTCACAAAAACTACAGTCAAGCCCTAAAATTGTACCTAAAAGTAGCTCTAATGAGAATAAACCTCCAAACTGAAGAGAATTGAATCGAGCTAAACATAACCGAACGAGCCTTGCCTGTGAATGCGGAGTGTCATAATCGTCTTTTCTTGGCATCGGATTtggcgattgtgcgacactcactctCAGTACTGAGTGAGTCAAGCCAACTTCAGATTGCGTTGCCTACGGGTGGGCAATGTATACTCAAGCCTCGGACCCCTGatttgaaaataagattttagaaaacggggaaGAGAGATTTGTAAAAAAAGTTTTGGAACCAGGAATGAGATGCAACGATGCATTGAAAGACCTTGGCTCcaagtagaggcaaggtcgagccaAATGACTTGATCTaatgtagaggcaagtcggttgtgtcgcagacgattgaaAATCCACACATAGGTGACATGTGTGgtcgaacaagcttggatttcGCACAAACAATGTTCGATTGACAAAGACAAACCTTGCGTAAAGTCTgatgaagccacaaagccagggcgaaaatatatatggagcttgattccccttaaggctggtcatgagcgtgtcaagatcacaacGCTGCACGGTTGAAAAAGTAGGACCGTGACACAGAGTGTACAACTCTTCCACCGATGATGGTGGTGTTGAACGGGTGAAGACACGAACCACGACTGGAAAGTAAGGGAGAGGAGCGGAAGGCTTATTAATTCCAACCATTCCTTAGAATTCAAGCAATACAAATGTCTTAATAGTATAGAATAATTTCattcactttttaaaaaaggggGGAACAATTTCATAtacattcttttaaaatatttgttggcAATGAAGGCTTTGCCATAAAGATTTGCTttttaacaaagaaaaggagagactTTACAAAGAAGCCACATGTTTTTATCAAATCTCTAATgagttttgttctcttttagGTTAATAATTGCTTGGATTTTTGTGCCAAAAAACAATTTGCTAATGCGGTGTTCATATGATTAAAGAATCTGGACTACCCAACTCAAACTCGACCAATTTTAACCAAGGttagggttgggttgaattcttcaaaatttgaaaattagggTTGATTCCGAcccgtaaaaaaaaaagagttacAATTAGTCATACTCTACtctgattttaaaattattatgaaaattaaaatacatgaCATTCTTAACCGTTGTTAATGATGTATAGTGACTCGtgaatgtttgaatttttagcaTCATGAGATTGTAGATATTAATCTAACATGTAATGTGGATAAGTATGATTTTGTAagggttgtgaactctatttgaGCTGCTCAAGCTACCAACCCAATCAacacaaaatttcaagttgcACCTATCACATCGCACTCTTGTGGCAATAGACGGTGATTGTTCAACATTTGTTCTAACCCAACGAACAAGTCAGCCGTATAAAATTTAGACTttgcagacaatatttacgtATCCTTGAGCCTCGAGTCGCGTACATGAGCGATGAGATACGTTgaagataatttaaaaaaaagtattgtTATAAGTTAGAATCGAGTAGGCAACAACAATGATTTTGATGACATATAACCCGAATaagaagaattgacaacttcGAATTGGTCCAAAAATTTTTCTGAactaacccaatccaactcgCATGCATCTGTAACAAGGTGAACTGATAATTCGAAtgtatcattaaaaaaaaaaaaaaaaaaaaaaaaaaaaaaaaaaaaaaaaaaaaaaaaaaaaaaaaaaaaaaaaaaaaaaaaaaaaaaaaaaaaaaaaaaaaaNtatttttaaatctataacaatttaatttctatagtgaaaattaggattaaaatttttaaaaaaattaatcaataaactaattctttaaataataaaaaaaaattaccataattttttttattattattataaagattaaattgtttcGATtcttagaataaaaaataatatttaccttaatgaaaacaaaataaatatttatgtgtTGACTATTATAAGATTTTCAAAATagtactttttttaaaataaagaaaaaattagatCACCCAGTCGAACACTTTGACAGACGTTCCAAGTATTAAACCACAAGTTTTAAGCAGGTGGATGGCGTGTGACGTGGCGGATAATAATTGGGCTGTTATTTCATAACGGTCAACAAGGATGTAAAGGTGGCATTAtctaatgatttttttattagttttttgtCGTTCATAAGCTACAAGGTTCGGGCGCGTGGGTCCAACTGGCCCACAACTATCCAAATCTTGTCACCAACACTTATCCAACGCGCTTGCCACGCGGATCGCACAGAGGAGCGTGTTGCACACCGCCCATCtactattatttattctaCTTTGAAATGATTAGTCCGTGTACTCATGCGCGTATCTATCGCGTGAGATTAaagtttatttcattttattctgaaaaaacaaaataaataaataataagaaaaacaaatctaatttatttatttattttaattggtATCTAAGATGGgcgtttaattaatatttttcttattcctcaattttaacttattaaattcaatctcaaatttaatcttttttatttattttaccctgaaattaatgattttttaattaaataatttagattaaacaaaattagatataaatatttaaatataaattataaatctaataacaatataaaaataattgaaataacaaaaggtttgaacttttaataatattttaaaaatatttttaaattttaaaaaatttcattaatatcctttCACATTactaaaatgtttaaaaaaatattaaaattgaaaaaaaaaacattaatactttttacatttataaaaagaaaattcaaaattcaaaatttttatttattatttattgtttatcgATATCtgatgaattatttatttcatctaaaattaatgataaatatatttttgaatgtttttaaagtttaaaaatatttttgagattttttttccttcgatattttttttagacaaatttagatatttaagtgttttttttatgtattaatttaggcattattttaataatgatttgaaaaaaaaacagtaaataaataattttacattCTAAAAGTGAAATAGACAGAAGAATTAAAGACGGAAAAATAGCCGTTATAAATTTGCCGACAACGAAAGGTCAGATTCCCGATTCTTCCAGTTTCCggttaattaaaattaagaaaataattaacaacACTAATTAGACTTCAACAGTTGATAATCACTTTCACAAAATCCCCCCCACCATAATATCTGCCTCACACTCGCTCCTCCATGGATCTCATTTTCACTCTCTCCACAAGGTTtcccccctctctctctctctagctctgtgtgtgtttgttttgCTTTCCTTGAATCTGACTATGGCTTCGCTTTTTGGTTTTCGTTTTcgtttctgtttctgtttctttacAGAGTGAGATATTCGGCTGTTTTGGTGGGAGGTTTCACGTGCTAACTTGTTACTTCAAGACGCAATTCCTTGTACGTTGGATAGCAAGTTGGTTGATCTTTGACGCAATCCGAAGGcgatcttcttcatcttcttcttcaataattCGGATTCTACTGGATTTTGGCGTTCTGGATACTGTGGAGGTCGGGATTGGGGAAAAATTACGAGTAAGGAGTTCTATTTTTCtcgtttttgtttctgttttatGTACTCTTTTGAGTGAGTTTGGTGAGATTGAATTAGTCCACGGCAGTCAAATTTGTTGCTATTTCTGTGTAATCATAGGGTGAAATTGCATCCtacttttgtttccttttattcCACCTAATAATTTACAGATTATGGAATTGGGGCCGCCAGGTGCGTTTAATTACTTCACCCGTAGTTAATGTGAACTCATTTAGTCGAATTTCCGTGTCGTTTATTCAAATCATTGATGgtttcttttccaattttcgagatttttaacttcttgtttaatttttactttagATGACGATTTCATTTAGCTAATGGGTTAGGTGAAAAAGCTGGATGTTCGGTTTGCTTTTAGTGTAGATGAAACTTGGCAGACGATTTATTTCCATGAGTTGGGTGATGGAATCTGCTCCAATTTCTATTTCAGGAAGATAAATTCGCTTGCGGAGGAGCTATAAGAAATGGCTACTTTGCAAGATATTGGGGTTTCTGCAGCTATCAATATTCTCAGCGCAGTCATATTCCTTTTGGTTTTTGCCGTTTTAAGGCTCCAGCCTTTCAATGATAGGGTGTACTTTTCAAAGTGGTATTTGAAGGGTTTAAGGAGCAGTCCAACACATGCAGGTGCCTTTGTTCGTAGGTTTGTCAACTTGGACTTCAGGTCATATTTAAAGTTCTTGAATTGGATGCCCGAAGCCATCAGAATGCCAGAACCTGAGCTCATTGACCATGCAGGATTGGATTCTGCTGTTTACTTGAGGATATACTTGATAGGGTATGCCATGAACTTTATGTtatcccttttattttaattatcatataCCATGATCTTTTGTTAGATTTTCAAGATTGTAATCTCAATTGTTAATTTTGTTAGATATCTACCcttacatttctttttataaatttattagtcGTAAGTTCCTTACAAATGTTGATTGTAATATTTATCATATGTTTCATTACTTTCATTGCAGGCTTAAGATCTTTGTCCCTATAGCATTCCTTGCATGGGCTGTACTGGTGCCAGTTAACTATACTGATAATAATGTGTCTATTGCTCAAGTGACGGCAAATGTGACTGCTAGTGATATTGATAAGCTTTCAATATCGAACATCCCTGCTAGATCACAAAGGTTTTggcttctttctttcatgaGCTAtaattgaactttttcttaattagCTTATGTGGACCATAGATGCTTGTTCTGTGGTTTTACACACCCATATGAATTCATTTGACATTTGATAGTATATGCTCATCATGTTGGTTATACATTCTTTAATGTCCTTATATAATCTTTTATGTTTCTGAGTGAAAGCTTGTTTTTTCTCATAGTATATATCTATAGGAAATTAAAAatcctttgaattttctcaatAGAAGTGTGgtttcctataaaaaaaaaagaaaagaaaagaaaagaaaagaatactGCATTGTTATTTGACTCTTTCCAATAATGGTTGTCAATTTTGATCCTGTTCTTTCTCTAATGTTGagcattatttcatttttatttgttgttctAAAATGTAGATTTTGGAGTCATCTAGTGATGGCTTATGCATTTACCTTCTGGACATGCTACGTACTGATGAAGGAGTATGCAAAGGTTGCTTTTCTGAGACTACAATTTCTTGCATCTGAAAAACGGCGTCCAGATCAGTTTACCGTGAGATAATAGTGACGTGTACTTTTGATAAGTGACTTGTGTGCCTTTAATCACTGATGTCATGCTCGTATGTGAACTTGACTCGTTTATCTTATTTTTGGCAGGTCCTTGTAAGAAACGTCCCACCAGATCCGGATGAATCAGTTAGTGAGCTTGTTGAGCACTTTTTCTTGGTGAATCATCCAGATAACTATCTCACTCATCAGGTTAGTGAGTTTTACTCAGACTAGTggtgtctttctttttcttctctctctctctctctctctctcttaaagaCACTCAATCtaaaagaagacaaagaaaatggaaatattttgaattattggGGCAGAGGAATCCAACATCCaaacatctttttcttttagtttaaaatgataatgtttaaaaatgtATTGATACTGTTCTGGAATTACCTAAAGgcccaaatttttaaaaatgaactCGTTTTAATCGTCTTCTGattggaagaaaatatatgCAGGTGGTATATGATGCAAACAAGCTATCCAAACttgtcaagaagaagaagaaagcgcAAAACTGGCTTGACTTTTACCAACTCAAATACACAAGAGATTCTACAGCCAAGCCTCTCATGAAGGTAACTATTTAAGTGGCATATTACTTGAAGAAGCATCTTTCCCATCCTATgttgattttctttctataaaaGAATATACTGAAATTTGTATTGCCTACTAGACTGGTTTTCTTGGACTCTGGGGAGAAAAAGTGGACGCAATTGAATTTCAGACAGCAGAGATTGCGAAGCTGAGCACAGAAGTATGCAATTCTCATCCAGATTATACCTTGAAATTtttgcatatttaatatatactatTGTGATAACCGATACTTTGTGTACTGTGCAGATTGCCgcagagagaaaaaggattGCCAATGATCCCAAATCTGTAATGCCTGCAGCATTTGTTTCATTTAAGTCCCGTTGGGGTGCAGCTGTTTGTGCACAAACTCAGCAATCTAGAAATCCAACTGTTTGGTTGACAGAATGGGCTCCAGAACCACGTGATGTATACTGGGAAAATCTTGCTATTCCATATGTTTCACTTACTGTTAGAAAGCTACTAATGGGCGTtgcattcttctttcttactttcttcttcatgaTTCCTATATCATTTGTACAATCTCTTGCGAGCATTGAGGGAATTGAGAAGATAGCACCATTCCTAAAACCCATTATTGAAAGGTATGTTCAAGTCCTGCATTtggtttttaattaatgtaaattaaaaattatattcaatttaattaatttaccctttttttgCAGGGACTTTGTTAAGTCGTTCGTCCAAGGTTTTCTTCCGGGAATTGTGTTGAaaatttttctcatttttctgcCTACAATATTAATGATAATGGCTAAGTTTGAAGGATTTACATCTCTGTCATCTCTAGAAAGGAGAGCAGCTGCCCGTTactacattttcaattttgtgaatGTATTCCTTGGCAGTGTAATTGCAGGAGCTGCTTTTGAACAGCTCAGCTCTTTTATTAAGCAGTCTGCAGATCAGTAAGTTACTCTCATAGTGATCACACTCTAGCCATTGTGTTGTGTGCAGAACAGCTCAGCTCTTTTGTCTACTTATGTTGTTTTGTGTGcttaattgtgtttttttgtatCCTATTATGTTAAAAGTATTTAACTCAAGCTTCCTAGCACCCTGGCATCATCATGTTTTCTATTTAGAACTTCATATGTTGTGTCATGTTTCAACCATGCAGcatcgtgatcttgacacgctcacgactAGTCGtaagggtttagggtttagttAGGTTGTGACATGTGGCATCATCTCTAATTTTTCAGCTAAAACTATTTCCATGAGCATAAATTTCTGAATTAATGTTCTTCCTTTAAAACCTTCACTTATATTCTTTTCTGTAGAATTCCCAAGACAATTGGTGTGGCGATACCTATGAAAGCAACTTTCTTCATTACTTATATCATGGTGGATGGATGGGCCGGCATTGCTGGGGAGATTTTGATGTTGAAGCCTCTAATAATGTTCCACTTAAAGAACTTTTTCTTAGTAAAGACTGAAAAGGATAGGGAAGAGGCAATGGATCCAGGAAGTCTTGGTTTCAACACAGGAGAACCTCGAATACAGCTATATTTTCTATTAGGTCTCGTCTATGCAACAGTGACGCCTCTTCTGCTTCCTTTCATAATAGTCTTCTTTGCCCTGGGCTTTGTTGTATTCCGTCATCAGGTAAGTTATGAATTCTTATGAGCTTAAGAAGCTGAATATGAGTTTttaatgtttctttctttatattttgtgTACTCATAAATACCCTTGTAAAAAATTGCAGATCATAAATGTTTACAACCAGGAATATGAGAGCGCTGCAGCATTCTGGCCTGATGTCCATGGGCGCATCATTTATGCTTTGATTTTCTCACAGGTGATTCTAATGGGACTACTAAGTACAAAGAAAGCTGCCCAATCAACCCCATTTCTAATTGCACTTCCAGTAATCACCATATCGTTCCATCTCTACTGCAAAGGTCGTTATGAATCGGCATTTGTCCGATATCCCATACAGGTTTGTTGAAAATTTATCGATATAATATAGTTTCTGGCTTAGAAATAGCAACAGGGGAAGTggaattttctcttttatcttCAGATTGATAAAagcaaattttcattttgcaaGAGTAGGCTATCATGTTAcacataataatattattatctgATATCTAACTTGGTGAAAGAGGTTTAAGTTACCTAAATTTAGGTAAAAGAGAATCCCCAATGTAAGATAAGAATATTCACTAGACAAATATATGTTCCTACCTATTTATAGCTTATTCAAGTGTTAAATAGAAACAATTGTCATAtatagtaaaactatatacGTAAAATGGTCTAtacttatatataatatatatataatagggTCTTTATATCtgttaaagctatatatagtaaattgaaattatatataaccCTCCATTCATAGACTAGAACATGTAATTTTCTCattctttgtattcttttaAGTACATagttgaagtcatcaa is drawn from Cucurbita pepo subsp. pepo cultivar mu-cu-16 chromosome LG09, ASM280686v2, whole genome shotgun sequence and contains these coding sequences:
- the LOC111801803 gene encoding calcium permeable stress-gated cation channel 1-like, with amino-acid sequence MATLQDIGVSAAINILSAVIFLLVFAVLRLQPFNDRVYFSKWYLKGLRSSPTHAGAFVRRFVNLDFRSYLKFLNWMPEAIRMPEPELIDHAGLDSAVYLRIYLIGLKIFVPIAFLAWAVLVPVNYTDNNVSIAQVTANVTASDIDKLSISNIPARSQRFWSHLVMAYAFTFWTCYVLMKEYAKVAFLRLQFLASEKRRPDQFTVLVRNVPPDPDESVSELVEHFFLVNHPDNYLTHQVVYDANKLSKLVKKKKKAQNWLDFYQLKYTRDSTAKPLMKTGFLGLWGEKVDAIEFQTAEIAKLSTEIAAERKRIANDPKSVMPAAFVSFKSRWGAAVCAQTQQSRNPTVWLTEWAPEPRDVYWENLAIPYVSLTVRKLLMGVAFFFLTFFFMIPISFVQSLASIEGIEKIAPFLKPIIERDFVKSFVQGFLPGIVLKIFLIFLPTILMIMAKFEGFTSLSSLERRAAARYYIFNFVNVFLGSVIAGAAFEQLSSFIKQSADQIPKTIGVAIPMKATFFITYIMVDGWAGIAGEILMLKPLIMFHLKNFFLVKTEKDREEAMDPGSLGFNTGEPRIQLYFLLGLVYATVTPLLLPFIIVFFALGFVVFRHQIINVYNQEYESAAAFWPDVHGRIIYALIFSQVILMGLLSTKKAAQSTPFLIALPVITISFHLYCKGRYESAFVRYPIQEAMMKDTLERAREPNLNLKGYLHNAYAHPVFKESEEEDDEAASSIEEFETESVLVATKRQSRRNTPLPSKASAPSSPSLPEVRRDNHQP